The sequence AAGAGCGGACGGACGGAAGCAGGTGGCCGAGGGCAGTCGTAGcgaaggagaggatggatggaggggtaatTGAGTAGAAATAATAGCACTCGACACGTTGGAAGACATTTTAAGAGGTCAAAACCAAACCGTTTTAAAGGTATTTTACTGGAGAGGTAAGCCTCTGCATTGACATACAACGGCCCAGCTAGCCTTAAGCCTAGCCATGCAGGCACAGTGGAAAGAcgtacacggacacacacacaccctggttaCGCTTGAGtactttgcacacacacttgaAGGCAGACAATGCGAGTGTTAGTCAACCTTGTTGGGGTCACTGCCGAAGCTGAGATACCTGTCTGACAGACGCACATCATATTTGCCTTTGCACATTCATTTTATTCACTATTGAGGGCTCACTCTGACGTGGAGGATTTTACCCACATTTGTCACCcgcaaatatgtgtgtgtgtataggttgAATGTGTGCAATTGCATACAGTGTAGTGCTTACACCTGTAGtgtgttggggtcaattccatttcaggtGTTCAACTGATACTCCAATGGATTCCAATTCcgagtttacttcctgaattgagttAAAATGAAATCGACCCCTACCCTTGTGTTCATTGGCACGTGGGTGAGTGTTATTCAGAGAGGTACGGCACCTCTGGCATATCCAGTAACCCAACCCCGGCAGTAGCTCGGCCTCTTGGAAGATGCAACATGTTTCAAGTTCCCCAAGTCCCCAAACCCTTTCCTCAAGAGGCCAATCAAGTCTttgtttctataaacaagctgCTCCTGGCTCTTTCCGATGTTCCAATAAGGACGCGACATAATAATAATAAGCATGACGGGTCATCAGACTGGGACAACAACACAAAGTCCCAACACACTCCTGCTGCTGCACAATCATGCTGACTGTTGTGGGAGCATAGCTACTGACCTACATTGCGGTGTGAAGAGAGGTGATTTGgtaggagagggagcgagagggggggtggggggcggACAGAAGAGGGTCTCAAGGGACCTAATCAGGGCATGTTGCCCTTAGCGCTGCACAAGTGGCTAAATGTGTCCTCTAGATGCAGTTAGAGAGAGGCGAGGGCAGGGACTCGTCATTATAACAAGAACATAAAACCTAGACTTCAACTGAGTTCTGTGGTTTTGTATGATGTGGAGACTGTTTGCTCTTATCAAACCAGAGGCACTTTAGTGTATTCCTCAGATGTCACATTTAGTGTTGTGTGAAGCTCTTCTGGGCGAGAGAGCCCCCACAAACCTCCGAAGTAGACTGAGGGGTGTGTACTGAGGGTTTTTTGTGTGTGTCCACAGGCCCACAGAGAGGGAGCGCACGGAGAGGTTGGTCAAGACTCGCCTCAGAGAGATCATGATGCAGAAAGACCTGGAGAATGTCACCTCCAAAGAGGTGGGTTGAAGaccttgtcacacacacactgctggttCTAACGGGTTCTCTGCTGGTTCTAACGGGTTCTCTGCTGGGTTCTCTACTGGTTCTGCTGGGTTCTCTACTGGTTCTAATGGGTTCTCTACTGGTTCTAATGGGTTCTCTACTGGTTCTTCAGATTCGCACAGAGCTGGAGATGCAGATGGTGTGTAACCTTCGGGAGTTCAAGGAGTTTATTGACAACGAGATGATCGTCATCCTGGGTCAGATGGACAGCCCCACAGAGATCTTTGACCATGTTTACCTGGTAAGAACACAGTCAAGGACTgcatggcccctattccctatatagtacactactttagacaaggactggcaccctattccctatatagtgcactacttttaagtCGCCTTCCTCTTTTTGTCTCTTtttctgcctgtttgtctgtctgctgaTATCTGTAAGATTATCTGTCGAGTTTGACTTAATTCTGTTTTGTATCCAGGGCTCTGAGTGGAACGCTTCGAACTTGGAGGAGCTGCAGACCAGCGGGTAAGAGACCATTCTGAGTTGTCTATCATCATGTCACACTGTTGGTTACTGTGACAGTTGCAGCACAGTTTCAATACGGAGTCGAAGTTCCAGCGAGTAACGTTCTCCGTTTCACTCCTTCAGTGTGAGGTACATCCTCAACGTGACGCGGGAGATCGACAACTTCTTCCCAGGCGTGTTTCAGTACCACAATATCCGCGTGTACGACGAGGAGGCCACCAACCTGCTGGAGTACTGGAACGACACCTACAAGTTCATCACCAAGGCCAAGTAAGATTTGATGCACTTCATTAGGTGTCTTGAAAGCCGTCTGTCAaagaaaatgtattattattaaatAGGTTTCAGGGGATTCTTTCATTTTAGAATTTTTTTAGCATTTTTGTTTTTAGCACTATTTTTATTAAGTTCTGAATGATCTAtaacaggggtattcaactcttaccctacgaggtccggatcCTGCTggctttctgttctacctgataattaattgcacccacctgttgtcccaggtctaaatcagtccctgattagagggcaacaagcagtggaactggcttcgaggtccagagttgagtttgaaggcTCTATACCATAACCATAAGACACTATTTCAATACAAGATACAATACTGTATATCATAATCAGTTTGTCTTCTGCATCTCTGCCTTCGTCCTCTTCACTCCCTCTCCTCTAACCCGTGCCCTGTGTTCCCCTATTAGGAAATCAGGGGATAAGTGCCTGGTCCACTGTAAGATGGGTGTGAGTCGCTCGGCCTCCACGGTGATCGCATACGCCATGAAGGAGTACGGCTGGGACCTGGAGAGGGCCTTCGACTACGTCAAGGAGCGCCGCGGCGTCACCAAGCCCAACCCCTCCTTCATGAAGCAGCTGGAGGAGTACCAGGGTATCCTGCTGGCCAggtaggtgcacacacacacagctctcacatTCTGGGCCccacacacagctctcacacagACACCTTTCCTCCATTCTCCACAGTAAACAGAGGCACAACAAGTTGTGGCGCTCCCACTCGGACAGCGACCTCTCAGAGCGCCACGAGTCTCCCCTGTGTAAGACGGGCCCTCAGAGCCACACCCGGGGCCTCTCACacccacacaacaacaacaatggaCCTACGCCCTCCCTGCAACACTTCCTGCTCCAGGCGCTTGGTGCTGCCAATGACCCTGACAACAAGACCGAGGGCTCCCACATCTCAGACACACAGTCGGAGCCCGTCCGACTCACCCGCTCACTCTCCCACTCCCCTGGCCCACCAGCCTCCAACGGTCTGTGTGACTCCCGGGAGAGCCTCTTTTCTCGAGTGCGAGGACCCCGCCAAGACTCTTTCCTCCCACCGGCGGTCACGGTGGTGCCCGAGGAGAGAACGGACAACTCTGCTCTGGCGGGTGTGGCCGTGACTGTGCCAATCACCGCCGtcccccatcctcccccctcACTGCatatcctccctccttctcccttccCCCAGCCACTGGCCAAACCCCTCCATCTAGGTTTGAGCACACAGCTGTCCAGTCCTGTGCCTAAACAGAAATCCCAGAGTGTAGAGCTGACCCTGGATCTGCATGACCTCAGCAGCTCAGAGGTCGTATCTCAGGCCACCCTGGAGTCCAGCGACGACTCGGACACCCTGGGACGCTCCCTGTCAGACCCGCTGAGCGAGAGGGGGGACAGTGTCAGTATGATGTCCCCATGTGGGATCCCCATGGCCGTGAGCCCTCTCACCCCAACAACGCCTCGGTCTTTAGGACCCTACGCCAACGATGACAACAACAACCCCAGCGGCGGCAGCGACACAGACACTATCCTCGCTAACCCCGTCGACGCCACATGCGTCACCGCATCCTCCAACCTCGGCACGGACAGCATCGACTTCTTCAGCGCCCGTGAGAAATTCCTGGGCCTGTCCCAAGACGGAAAGACCCGGACTCTTTCCGAGCAGATGGCTCAGCGAACGCCTCAGTCGCGGTGCTCCAGCCAGGAGCTGCAGCCGCTGTCCCCCGAGAACCCTGCCGGAGCACTGCCACCACTGCCAAGCACAGAGAAAGAGGAGCAGGGAAAGGTGAGGCggccatttttattttatttacactgAAATTTGAATGATGAATGCCTGCCTCTTGTAGAGTGCCATCTATCTAATGCCTTAAGAGCTCCACAGCCCTGCTGAGAGTTACTGAGTGATTTTGAACAAGATTATGATCTAATTCACTAATCCATTAGATAGGAATTGAGTAACACAATGATATATCTTTGGGGATGGTTTGTACAATACTGCCACCTATTGGAAGTATCGGGGCCCTACGTATCAAACGTCAGACTAGGAGTTCTGCCTTTTtgatcacaatgaataagattatcttgtcagggggacctgatcctaggtcAGCGCTCTGAGGAGCTTGATACATACGGCCCCAGACCTTTTGAGACAGCCGTTGTCGACAGACTTTGTAATAGTGGTGTCATTCTCTTTCTATAAAATGTCATTTGGTAGCGTTTAGTGACGCCGCCCAGCATTAATACACCGCTAACTGTGCTTAGCTATCATCCAAACCCTTCTCTCTGTTCCGTCTCCATCTCAGAGTTCCCCCCATACGGAGGACGGTAGCGACCGAGCCAGTCACGAAAAAGCCTCGTCGCCTCCCCATCATGACAACAGTGTGTCAGTCCGCCATATTGTCACGGAGATAGAGTCCATATCCCACCCGCTGGCGGCGgcacccctctcctctacccagccGGCCCCCCGCAGCCCCCAGCAGCTGCGCCCAGACGACCGGGACGAGGAGACCCCATTGACCTCGCCCTCCTCCTACCCACAATCCCCCTCCACGCCTCCCTCGGACTGGCCGGCCGGCTCGGTGCGCAGGGCCACCAAACAGCTGGAGCAGAGGCTGAGGCAGGAGCTGGACTTAACTCTCAGCAACATGTCTACCCAACGctcccctctccactcccccaGTGCAGAGTTCCACCCCACGGGCTCCCCTCTCCATACGCCAAACACGGACTGCCCACCCCTCCTCACTCCTACAACAGACTGCCCCGAGCAGCGTAGGCCTACCCCTGCTCCTGAGCAAGGAAGAACTCTGAACGAGGCTTTCACTGTGTCTGCAGAGCCCAAAGGAGAGACGGAGCAGGGAGGGTTTGTCGTCTCAGACATGGACGTTGCCCCAGCCCCTTCCTTCTCTCACTACCCAGATGCCCGCCACACCCCTAAGCCCATCCCAATCATTGTGCGCTCTTCACTAGAGCCATCTAAAGTTCAGCCCCAGTCCCCCCCTGCACTGCTGCGGCTGGAGGGGGTGACGGCCCTTGACTCAGACACGGAtggcccctcccctccccaccatggAAGGCTGGCCCTGGCATGCAGCAGTGAGGAGCTGGAGAAGATCCAGGAGACTCTGAGGGAGCTGCAGGCCTTCCTGTACGAGGCGGGGGGCCTGGGGGCTGGAGAGAGACCCGGTCAGGGGCAGCATCACAGGGAAACTCCCGTGTGGCAGAGGGCCATGGAGATAGAGGCACGGATCCGCCAGGCGGGCCTCACGCCCCCCTCTTTGATGAAGCGCTCAGCCTCGCTGGCCAAGCTGGACTGCCTGGAGCTGTCAGCCAACGACCTGAGTGACTGGGACCTACGGCCCACCACCGCCAGCCCTCACGGACCCCCATTGATGCCCACCCATCACCCCTGCTCCCACCATCACCCCAGCCCAGACGATGTCTCCAAGAAGCAGCGGGTGTTGTCCCGGagcccccccaccacccccaggGCCCCCATAGGGGGGGTGTACCCACTGGACTCAGACAGGACTGATAGGGGCTCCCAGAGTGCAGGGAGTGATCCACcctgtctctcctcacctccatGTCTTGTTCTTCAAGGGGAGGAGGAGCTAGAGACAGGCCTCTCCCCCCGGCTCACCCGCACCCAGTCCCCTGCGAGCGCTCCCGACGTCACTATGACAACCGCGCAGCAGCAGCCCCGCGGGAAGAGTCACCCGCTGCGGCGGCTCCGCAAGGTTGCCGACAAGAAACGGACTGCCACTGTTCTCTACCACACCATGTGACCTCACTGCACTCGGCCCGAGGGTGTCTGAGTGTGTatgcgtgcgagtgtgtgtgcgtgtggtgtcCTAGGCCCTACATGTGCATTATGGTCCAGACTGTCCCCCTTGGGCCTtgtctgtaatgtgtgtgtgtgcactgactAGCTGTGTTGGACTCTGTAATCTGTTAGTGTTCAGGTGAATGCTGACTCTGGAGGTTTGTGTTACTGTAGgtgcttacccccccccccctttttatgGTTTCTAAAACAGTTGTAATTTCTACAACTAAAAAGAGGGGGCTGTTTCTCAAAAAACATGCACTTTACTCTCTTGTTTTTAccttttattttaccttttttattattttccagGGTAGTGTTTTTGCACTGATTCTATGGTAGCCTGTCTATGTAAGTCACATCTTTTTATTCTTTTCAAGACAACGTTGATCTTTTTTTATCCTGTTCTTAGCTGTGACTATTAAAGAAACGTATGATATGAATATCATGACTCCTGTGATTCCTTATTGAATTCAAGAGGATGTATTTTTAGGAGATCCCCCTGGGGTGCACTGCGTTCAGTTGTAAACGCTGTGGCGTGTTGCAGATAGGAATGTCCTGAATAGATATGACATGGTTCCTTAGtctacatgtcagagaggcatgtttgttccaCATAACATATTTCTATCCGAACATTCCTCAAAGTTGTGCCCTGCTGAACTCAGCCCTGTTTCAACAGCCCCACCTTATGTTGAGGATCTGTCTTTACATCCCCCATGTGGACAGGACAGGAAGTGCCAGTAAAGTTGGGAAGGAGACGCTGGCTGGCTCT comes from Salvelinus alpinus chromosome 21, SLU_Salpinus.1, whole genome shotgun sequence and encodes:
- the LOC139547829 gene encoding protein phosphatase Slingshot homolog 2-like isoform X2; the protein is MALVTVQRSPTPSVSSSPCVSEADSGEDDRRSQPRSISESFLTVKGAAVFLPRGNGSSPSSAPHTSQLRNKHTGDLQQHLQTMFTLLRTEDNIRLAVRLESAYAQPQCTRYMVVVSTNGRQDTEESVVLGLDFGSSDSSCTMGLVLPLWSDTLIHLDGDGGFSVSTVNRVHVFKPVSVQAMWSALQSLHKACEVARCHNYYPGSLFLTWVSYYQSQVSSDQVCINEWNAMQDVQSHRADSPILFTDVPTERERTERLVKTRLREIMMQKDLENVTSKEIRTELEMQMVCNLREFKEFIDNEMIVILGQMDSPTEIFDHVYLGSEWNASNLEELQTSGVRYILNVTREIDNFFPGVFQYHNIRVYDEEATNLLEYWNDTYKFITKAKKSGDKCLVHCKMGVSRSASTVIAYAMKEYGWDLERAFDYVKERRGVTKPNPSFMKQLEEYQGILLASKQRHNKLWRSHSDSDLSERHESPLCKTGPQSHTRGLSHPHNNNNGPTPSLQHFLLQALGAANDPDNKTEGSHISDTQSEPVRLTRSLSHSPGPPASNGLCDSRESLFSRVRGPRQDSFLPPAVTVVPEERTDNSALAGVAVTVPITAVPHPPPSLHILPPSPFPQPLAKPLHLGLSTQLSSPVPKQKSQSVELTLDLHDLSSSEVVSQATLESSDDSDTLGRSLSDPLSERGDSVSMMSPCGIPMAVSPLTPTTPRSLGPYANDDNNNPSGGSDTDTILANPVDATCVTASSNLGTDSIDFFSAREKFLGLSQDGKTRTLSEQMAQRTPQSRCSSQELQPLSPENPAGALPPLPSTEKEEQGKSSPHTEDGSDRASHEKASSPPHHDNSVSVRHIVTEIESISHPLAAAPLSSTQPAPRSPQQLRPDDRDEETPLTSPSSYPQSPSTPPSDWPAGSVRRATKQLEQRLRQELDLTLSNMSTQRSPLHSPSAEFHPTGSPLHTPNTDCPPLLTPTTDCPEQRRPTPAPEQGRTLNEAFTVSAEPKGETEQGGFVVSDMDVAPAPSFSHYPDARHTPKPIPIIVRSSLEPSKVQPQSPPALLRLEGVTALDSDTDGPSPPHHGRLALACSSEELEKIQETLRELQAFLYEAGGLGAGERPGQGQHHRETPVWQRAMEIEARIRQAGLTPPSLMKRSASLAKLDCLELSANDLSDWDLRPTTASPHGPPLMPTHHPCSHHHPSPDDVSKKQRVLSRSPPTTPRAPIGGVYPLDSDRTDRGSQSAGSDPPCLSSPPCLVLQGEEELETGLSPRLTRTQSPASAPDVTMTTAQQQPRGKSHPLRRLRKVADKKRTATVLYHTM
- the LOC139547829 gene encoding protein phosphatase Slingshot homolog 2-like isoform X1, which gives rise to MTLGSVSSTGSSAEGCFCSCCGEKMMPYFSDNGVVSQNQINQLISESFLTVKGAAVFLPRGNGSSPSSAPHTSQLRNKHTGDLQQHLQTMFTLLRTEDNIRLAVRLESAYAQPQCTRYMVVVSTNGRQDTEESVVLGLDFGSSDSSCTMGLVLPLWSDTLIHLDGDGGFSVSTVNRVHVFKPVSVQAMWSALQSLHKACEVARCHNYYPGSLFLTWVSYYQSQVSSDQVCINEWNAMQDVQSHRADSPILFTDVPTERERTERLVKTRLREIMMQKDLENVTSKEIRTELEMQMVCNLREFKEFIDNEMIVILGQMDSPTEIFDHVYLGSEWNASNLEELQTSGVRYILNVTREIDNFFPGVFQYHNIRVYDEEATNLLEYWNDTYKFITKAKKSGDKCLVHCKMGVSRSASTVIAYAMKEYGWDLERAFDYVKERRGVTKPNPSFMKQLEEYQGILLASKQRHNKLWRSHSDSDLSERHESPLCKTGPQSHTRGLSHPHNNNNGPTPSLQHFLLQALGAANDPDNKTEGSHISDTQSEPVRLTRSLSHSPGPPASNGLCDSRESLFSRVRGPRQDSFLPPAVTVVPEERTDNSALAGVAVTVPITAVPHPPPSLHILPPSPFPQPLAKPLHLGLSTQLSSPVPKQKSQSVELTLDLHDLSSSEVVSQATLESSDDSDTLGRSLSDPLSERGDSVSMMSPCGIPMAVSPLTPTTPRSLGPYANDDNNNPSGGSDTDTILANPVDATCVTASSNLGTDSIDFFSAREKFLGLSQDGKTRTLSEQMAQRTPQSRCSSQELQPLSPENPAGALPPLPSTEKEEQGKSSPHTEDGSDRASHEKASSPPHHDNSVSVRHIVTEIESISHPLAAAPLSSTQPAPRSPQQLRPDDRDEETPLTSPSSYPQSPSTPPSDWPAGSVRRATKQLEQRLRQELDLTLSNMSTQRSPLHSPSAEFHPTGSPLHTPNTDCPPLLTPTTDCPEQRRPTPAPEQGRTLNEAFTVSAEPKGETEQGGFVVSDMDVAPAPSFSHYPDARHTPKPIPIIVRSSLEPSKVQPQSPPALLRLEGVTALDSDTDGPSPPHHGRLALACSSEELEKIQETLRELQAFLYEAGGLGAGERPGQGQHHRETPVWQRAMEIEARIRQAGLTPPSLMKRSASLAKLDCLELSANDLSDWDLRPTTASPHGPPLMPTHHPCSHHHPSPDDVSKKQRVLSRSPPTTPRAPIGGVYPLDSDRTDRGSQSAGSDPPCLSSPPCLVLQGEEELETGLSPRLTRTQSPASAPDVTMTTAQQQPRGKSHPLRRLRKVADKKRTATVLYHTM